The segment TGCTCCTCTGAGTAGGCCATGCGACCCGAACGCCAGTAACGCCTCAGGGTGGCCATCGTGAGGTTCTCGGCCGCCGAAGCCGCCATGAGTCCGCTGGAGGTCGCCCGATCTGCGGGGATATATGCCATCCCCATGCTCATGGCACGGCGCGGTCGAAGCCACTTCTGCTCGACTTCCGTGCCTTTGACTTCGACTTTCCCTTCTCCGCGGCTGGCACCGAAGCACAGACCTATGATCTCCTCGAAACCATCTCCCACGAGACCCGTCAGCCCGAGGATCTCTCCGCGGGACGCCACGAATGAGACATCACGCGTTTCTGCTCCGCTGAGATTTGTAGCCCGTAGGACGGGCTCAGTCACGCTCGTATGTTCGGACGGGTAGAGGTTCGTGAGCTCCGTGCCAAGGATGGCCGTTATGAGGTCGTCGGTAGTCGCTGACGCGACGTCCATGGTTGTCACGACTTCTCCTGACCTCAGGATGGTCGCCCGATCGCAAACATCCTTCACTTCGTCGAGTCGGTGCGTCACAAACACCACCGAGCTACCGGTGGCCTTGATCCTGCGGAGGACCTCGAATACCTGGTGCACCGCGTCCGCCGGGAGGTAGGCTGTGGGTTCGTCCAGGACGAGCACACCCCTTTCTTCGCCGCTTATGGACTCGATGCCCCTGATGATCGACAGCATGGCCCGCTCTACTGCGGACAGGCGTCCGACCACCGCGTCGGGCGAGAGCCCGAGCCCATACCGTCGGAGGGTCTCCTCGGTATAGGACCGTTGGGCGCGCCAGTTGATCCTTCCCCACTGTGTTCGGTAACGGCCTAGCCCTAGCGTCTCCATGACGGTGGATGAAAGGACCAGGCCGAGATCCTGGTGCACAAATCCAAGCTTCAGGCGTTCTGCCGTCTTAGGGTCGATCGGGAGTCCCTCCGACCGGCCGGACACCGTGACGCGGGGAGCATTGTCTGCCGCGTAGCCCCCATCCGGAGCGATCTGGCCGGCGAGGAGTTTGATCAGTGTGGACTTGCCTGAGCCATTCTCGCCCAGGAGGGCATGGATCTCACCGGACACGATGTTGAGATATGCCTCCTTGAGGACGGGACGGGCGCCGTAGGACTTAGTGAGATGCTCGGCCCGGAGCAGGGGCTCCTGGTTCGTTGAGTTCATGGTACTTATCACCCTTGCCAGAGCCGGGTGTAGAAGGTACGGAAATCGAACGAGCCGTACCAGTCGCCGGACTTCTTCGCGAGGTCGATCGTGTCGATGTTGGCCCGCGTAAATGTCCGGTTCGGGACCTGCTCGTCTGCAACCGCATCCTCGCCTGCGATCGCGCGCATCGCCTGGTCAACCGCCGCCCACCCCATTTGGTAGAGGTTTGTCCCTACTGTCGCCGCCTCCGGGTCCGCCTTGTCCTGGAGCCCGCTCAGCGCCCCGACAATGGCGTTCGAGCCCACCAAGCGGATGTTTCGGCCGGCGAGCCCGGTGATCGACGGCTTGATCGCCAGATTCATGTCGTCGACGAGGCTCACAACGTAGCGGGTTTCTGGATTGCGCTGCAGAAACGCGTTTACCTGCGGTTGCAGGAGGGACGACCAAGCTTCCAAAGGTGCGTCCTGCACGGCGACCTTGGCATCGGGGCACAACTGGGCGAACTGTTTCGTGAACTGGTCGACCACATCGGAACTCGAGGTTCCGAAGCTCGAAGAGCCCAGGTAGAGCACACCTGCGTGGCACGACGAGTCCGCAGCCACGAAGTTGGCCTGCCGTGTGCCCACGTCGTTCGTTGCCGACGCGTAGGCGAATACACCGATATCGGCAAGTTCCTTAGAGACCTTGCCCGGCGCGTCACTGCCGACACTGATCACGGGGATCCCGTGGCTTTTGGCCCCGGTGATGCTCGATGCAACGCTCTTCGGGGGCGTGCCCTGAAGCAGGATGACGTCGACGGATTGGGCAACTGCCTGATCTACGAGGGAAGCGGCCTTCGGAGGATCGCCCTCGCTGTCCGAAACAGTGACGGTGGCACCCGCCGCCGCGGCGCCCTCCTTGACGCCGGCAAGAACGTCCTGGCTGAACGGGAAACTGAGGCCGCTCGCGATGAACCTGATGTTTTTGCCCCGTAAGGAAGTCCCGTTCTTGACCGACGGGATCTTGGGGCTAGCGGTCACGGGCGCAATGTCGAGGGCTAGCGCCTTGGTGGCGACGCTTTCGGGGTTTGAGGTCCCCGCGGCGGCATTTGTGGTCTCACTCGCCCTTTGACAGCCCGTCATGCCCAGGAGCGCAACGGAAATCACGATGGGCAGGATGGCTGCACGTTTCTGTCTCATCATTTGAAATCACCTAAATTTGTTTGGGTCGAGAACGACATTGTTCTTGGATGCTTATGCGCGAATTGTTCGGCCGTTGCGGCGGGCCGCAAACGTTGAGAGGGCGACTCCCAGGATCAGAGCCATGCCGTAGAACACCTGCGTCACCCAGCCGGCCAGTCCCAGGAGCTGGAGCCCGGTGATGCCGGTTGCTAGGAAGTATGTCGCGACCGCCGTTCCTAAGATGTTGAAACGGCCGGGCGTGAAACTGGTGGATCCGAGCATCGCGGCCGCGAACGGTGCGAGCGCGTAGCTGGTACCAACGTTTGGGTCAGCCGAGCCGAGCACTCCGGTAAGCAGAACTGCGGCCACCGCGCCAAGAAGGCTGGATACGATAAGGGACCCGGCTCGGATCGCGTCCACTCGAACTCCGGACAGGCGAGCTACCTCTCGCCCGGCACCTGTGAAGTACAGGCTGCGGCCGATGGGCGTGTGCTGGAAGACGTACCACGCCACCACAACCACACCCAAGGCGTAGAAGAAGACGAGCTGGATCCCGCCCACAGTGCTTCGGGCGGCATCGACCAGGTCCACAGAGATGCCGGTGACGGTGAGGTTATTCAGCCCCAAAGCGAAGCCGATGAGCACCGAGGTCATCGCGAGTGTCACAATGAGTGAACTGATCCCGATACGGACGACGAAAAAGGCGTTCACGCATCCGACGACCAACCCAATTGCCAGCGCCACGAGCACTGTCGGCATCAGCGGCCACCTTTGGATGACGTTTAGATACCCCATCGTGACAACCGTGATCACAACTACACCGCTCGACGAGAGATCGAACTCCCCGGCGGCCATGGGAATGGTCACTGCGATTGCCACGATCAGGACCGTGGCCTGCGAACTGAGGAGGTAACCCAAGTTCGAGCCTGAGAGGAAAACTCCGGGCAGGAGCACGCCAAAGGCCACGATCATCAGGGCCCAGGTGATAATCAGCCCGAAGCGCGAACCGATCAGAGCGATCCAATCGTGAGCCCGCAACCTCGGCTCGGCCAGGGGGGCGTCAGCCGTGTTTGCGGGACGGGATGGTCCGTCCTTAACCAGGCCACCGCGAGACGTCGCGGGGGAGGCCGCAGAGTCTTGTCCGATTCGCGTTTGCGCCATTTTGTCACTCCTATGGATCTCACTCAGTGCTTGCGCGTTGTCGCGCTTTAAGAAAAGTCTGAGGTCAACGATCATAAGAGGCAGAAATTTGTTTGAATTCAGCAACAACACGGCCAAAATTGTAGGAAAACGATCCTCGCTCCGGCTGGTTGGGCTCAGTCCGTCCACGGTCGGAGCGGGACGACGCCCGCGGACCGACCATTTTCGCCGAGAAGCCTGCCCATTCGCTTGACGGACCGCAGATCGATAACCCGGTTAGACACAACCACAAAGGGAAACCGCTCAAGCAGGGTTGCCTCTACCGCCTCGATCTCTCCCAGCGAGTGGAGCCAACAGGTCGCCATGAGGTTGTTGGGTCCTGTTGTTGCCGCCGCGACGCGAACTTGAGAGGATCCTGCCAAGGTCCGACACACCTCCTGAAGCCTGTTCGCCGGAACCTTGCCCCAGATTGTTGCCGAGATGGGCCAGCCAAACACTGGCGCGGCAAGATCGCACCTGACTCGCACCACCCCACTGTCAACAAGCCGGCCCACGCGACGCCGGGCGGTCGCCGGGGTCACGCCCGCCTGTGCCCCCAAATCCTGGAAGGCCGTTCGGCCGTCAATCACCAACGCGTCCAGCAGAGAACGATCCACTGGATCTAGCTGCGGCATCTCCCGGCGGTCGAGCGTATCCCGTGAAGTTACTGATGCGAGCCTGCCAACCTGACCGGCGTCCATCGCGCGGAGCCGCCAGCGGCTACCCTCTCCGTACAGTGTGGTTACAATCGATACTTCGACACGGTCAACTCCGGGATAGCTCCCCAGCCGGCTCAATACACTCTCGTGAAGCGAGTAGAGGCTGCTTGAGAACACCGTCATGGAGAGATCGGGCGCGCCCCCCGTGATTTCCAAGGTCGCCACTGAAGGGTCGTTCTGCAGCCTTACGACCAATTTTTCCCGAAGCCGTGGACGGCACCACATCAAGACGAACGCGGTCACGCCAACAGTGTGAAAAGCCGGACCGGGCGTAGCGCTCACCCAAGCGAGCCCGGCTTCGCGCAAGCGGTCCCACCGGCGAGCCAAAGTGATTGGCGCGACGTCCAGCGCCTGGGAGATCAGAGCCCATGGCGCGCGCGGCGCGCGCTGCAGTGACTCCAACAACGCCAAGTCAAGCTCGTCCGGAGCGATGGATTCGTGCACAATTCCTCGACTATTTGAAGGTTGCTTCCCTGATGAGGCGGGACGAGACGACGTGGCGTTGGCCTTGCGAGACCTGTGCGCGAACTTAACAGTCGACTCGGCGGTATGTCAACGTCCGTGTTGCCTCTTGCTGGATCGCACTAGGGTGCCACCAGGCCCGTATTGCCGTGGATGAGTTCGTGTGCGTGGGCTGCCGCGAGGGGCGCGGCAAGGCGATGAACCGCCTGGAACGTCTCGCGAACCACCGGACCGCGCCAGTCCTTCGGGAGGTATTCCAATGGCAGGTTCGGGTCCCGGTACGGGAAGCGGCGCCACAGAGTCAGCATGGGAATGTAGTAACGGAAAGCATCCCGGCGCAGCTGGGCCGTCGAGTTGGCCAGGGCAGCTCCGGGATCATGGCCTACCAGTCCGGCCCAAAGATCTCCGGCCCCTTCGTAGAGATCCAGAAATTCGGCGAATTGCTCGTCGATGGCCTTCAGATCCCACCATTCGGCCACCTTCGGCCGCATGGGGCCCTCAAACAAGTAGTCGCCCCGGAAGAAGTCCACAAACTGAACAAGGCCGCGCGAGGCAAGCCGCTCACGGGCTTGTTCAAGTACTTGGGCCGGTGCGATCCATACCCCCGATGCCACGGACCCAAAACCGAGCCCGGACAGCTCTGACCGCAGTTGGTGCCGGCGGTTCCGCATTGTTTCGGGGACGGAGAACACCGCGAGGACCCAGGATTCCAGCTGGGCGGAGCGATCGGCGGCGAAGATTCTCCGGTCTCCCTCGCGGAAAACATCCAGAACAGTGTCGGACAGTTCGTATTTGGCGACACCGTCCTGGCGGACACTTTTGAGGACACCCTTGGCTTTGAGCCGCGAGACTGAGGAACGGACTCCCGGCGCGTCGTAGCCGAGGTCGCCCAGCATGGAAATCAGCACGGAGACAGGGAGGGCGTCGCTCGAACTACGGCCGTAGAGCCCATACAGGGTGACGATCAGTTGCTGATGGCGCACCGGCGGAGCGGGCATGTCCATCATGGTTCAGAGCCCCGGACTGTTCGGGACCGCTACGCCAGCGGCCTGCCGGATCCGCTCCGGCCATGGCTGGGCCGAGGCTGAGCCCGCTGGGACGTGGGCGGTGGTCAGTGTCCCATGGGCAGCCAGGCCGCCCGGCGAGTTTGGATGCGCGTGGCCGTGGACCTCGAAGGCAAGAGTCATGGACGTACGGCCGACTTTTTGGATCTTCACGGTTGTCGTCACCCGTTGGCCAAACCACAGCTTGGCCGTGTAGTTGACCACTTGCTGCACTCGCGGAGCACTCGGGAAGTACTCCGGAAGCGCCAGATTCCGGAAGAGCTCTGCCTCGGCAGCCTCGACCCAGCGCATGATCGCGGAGTTGTGTTGATGGCCCGACGCGTCAGTGTCCACCCATTCCACAGCCCTGTCGATGCTTGCCTGCGTCTCTGGCTGTGCTTCGCTGCCCTCCATGGTTCCCCCTTCGGCGACGCTGTATTGCTCAGGCCGCCTTCAATTGTATACATCAAGTGACGGCCGTTCGGAACTCGATATGCCGAAGGAGGTGGGCTCAGGACGGAAGCAGCCATATAGCCTCCTGAAACGGTGAGTTAGTCGCTCCCTATTCACATTTGTGGCATCAAAAGTGAATAGCGGCGGTCCTGGTCGTTCCTCAGGTGCGCACCCTACTCCGCGAACAGCCCCGCCAGATCCTCCGCCGTCAGGGCGCCACCAGTCAGGGCATCGCCTTCCATGACGTCCGCGAACAGCTGCGATTTCCTGGTCTTGAGGGCCATGACCTTTTCCTCGATGGTGTCCTTGGCCACCAATCGGTAGACCATGACGTTCCTCGCCTGCCCGATCCTGTGGGTGCGGTCCACGGCCTGCGCTTCGGAGGCGGGGTTCCACCATGGGTCCAGCAGGAACACGTAGTCGGCCTCGGTCAGGTTCAGGCCGAAGCCTCCGGCTTTCAAGGAAATGAGGAACACGGGCGCTGCGCCGTTCTTGAATTCGCTCACGACGTCGGCCCGGTTCCGGGTGCTGCCGTCGAGATAGCAATACTCAATGTTCTCCGCGTCGAGCCGCTCCCGGACCTTGCCCAGGAACCCCGTGAACTGGCTGAAGATGAGGGCCCTGTGCCCCTCGGCAACGATGTCCTCCAGCTGTTCGAACAGCACATCGAGCTTGGACGAGCGCACTGCGGACAGGGACTCGTCCACGAGGGAGACATCCAGGCTGAGCTGCCGCAGCAGTGTGAGCGACTGGAAAATAGTGAAGCGGTTCTTATTGACGTCGTCGATGAGCCCAAGGATTTTCTGCCGCTCACGCTGAAGATGGGTCTGGTACACCTTCTGGTGCCGCGGGTTCAGCACCACTTCCAGCACCTGCTCCTGCTTGGGCGGCAGGTCCTTGATGACTTGCTCTTTGGTGCGGCGCATCATGAGGGGGCGTACCCGACGGCGGAGCTTGGCGAGCTGGGCCTTGTCGCCGTTCTTTTCGACCGGCTTTTGGTAGTATTCCGCGAAGCGGCGCGGGCTGGAGAACAGCCCGGGTGCGACGATCGAAGTCAGCGCCCAGAACTCCATGAGGTTGTTTTCAAGCGGCGTTCCCGTGATGGCCAGCTTGAAGGATGCCGGGAGTTTCCGGGCGCACTGGTACGCCTTGGATTGATGGTTCTTGACGAACTGGGCTTCGTCGAGCATGAGCCCGGCCCATTCCTTGGCTGCGTAGGCCTCGTAGTCGATCCGGAACAGCGCGTAGGAGGTGATGACGACGTCGGTTTCGGCCATGGCCTCTTGCGGATCCGTGCCGCTCTTGGCGAAGGTCTCCCCGACGGTCTTTATGCTCAGGCCGGGCGCGAAGCGTTGGACCTCGGCGGCCCAGTTGCCCACGACGCTGGTAGGCGCGACCACCAAGAAGGGGGCGCTGCCGCCCGCGCCGTCAGCGGCGGATTCAGCCTGCTCCTTCGCCGCGCACATCAAGGCAATCGCCTGCACTGTCTTGCCGAGGCCCATGTCGTCGGCCAGGACGCCGCCCAGGCTGTGCCGGTAGAGGAAACTCAACCAGTTGAAGCCCTCCAACTGGTACGGACGGAGCTCGGCATCAAGCGAGCCCGGCAGCGGTAGCCCGGTCACGCCGTCGTCGAGCAAGCCGCCCACGGCCTCGCGCCATGCGGCCGCTTGCTCGTCCACAATCCCCAATTGCGCGAGCTCATCCCAAAGCCCCGCCTGGAAGCGGCTGATCTGCAGGGTGCCGTGCCGGTCCGGGTTGTCCTGCAAGGACCTGGCCTCGTCGATCAGCGCGCGGAGTTGGTGCAGTTCGGGCAGGTCCAACGAGAAGTAGGCGCCGCTGGGCAGCAACATCCGGCTTTGGCCGGCCGCGAGGGCGGAGAACACCGCGGCGAAGGACACAGGTTCGCTCTCGAGCGTGATGACGATGCCGAGATCGAACCAGTCGCGGCTGTCGGTGGCCTTGGTCGAAATGGAGACGACCGGAGCCTCGGTGGCTTCGCGGTAGTCGGCGATCTCGCCGGAGGTGTCCACGACGACGTCGGGCAGTTCGCGCATCCGGGGCAGTACCTCCTCGGTGAAGGCCAGGGTGTCGAGCCCGTCCAGCGCCACCGAGGCCGCAAGGCGTGGAGCCCCCCATCCGCCGCTCGAGGATTCGCCCAGCGCAGCAACCACATCCCAAGGCCGGCCCAGGGACTCCAGGATCCGGGCTTCGTCGGCGTCGTCGCGGTAGCCGTGGTCGTCCGGGTGCCGCCAGAGGGGCTGGGCCGTCACGAGCTTGCCGGCCTTGTAGTGCCACTCCCAGTGCAGCCGCACCCGGTGGTCGGAGCCGTAGTTCGCCAGCAGGGACAGCGTGGGCACGGCGAGGACCGGCAACTCCACGGAATGGTCCGCTGCCGTGACCCGGGTGGACTGCTTAAGCTTCGGATAGAACGCCGTGAGGAATCGCTCTTCGTCCTTCGCCGGGATCTGGAGCCGGGATGCGCCCATGACAAAATCGAGGAGTTCCTGCGACTCACCGCCCTCCAACGGAGCCAGCGTGATGAGGTTCTCGGGTGCCGATACGCCGGGCAAGTGCCCCTCGCCGGGCCCCGTGAAGAACAAGCCATGCGCCGGGCGCCCAATCAAGCCCAAGGTCGCCGGATCAAGGGCGTCCGCTCCCAAGGTCACCGACGGCGCCAGCTGCAGTCCGTCGTCGGGCCGGCCGCTTTCCAGTCGGCTCAGGTCGAGCCCGACGACGGCGGGCTCCGCAGCGATGCGGACAGGCTCGGTCCCGCCGGAGTGGATGAGCGCGACCCCTATCTTCTCGGCCTCAGCTATGAGGCTCCACAGGTTCTTGCCGGCGAATTCGTTGAGCAGCATCCACATGCTCGAAGTGAGCTGCCGGTAGTCCGAGGTGGAATGCGCGGCCAGGAAGTTCTGCATCCAGTCGATATGGGCTTCGTTGAACTCGCGCTTGTAGCCGAGGTAGTTCAGGTTGGTCCAGGAAACATCGCCCCGGATCCATTTGCCCTTGGCGCCCATCATCACCGGGCGGGCCTTGAGCTGGCGCACGCTGCGGAGCGGATCGCGCCGGCCTGTGTAGGAGAAGTGCGGGGCAGGTTCTTCAACCTCGAACGCCAGTGCCAAGGGGAGGCCTTGGCCTTGCGGGGCGGTTCCCGGGGTGGCGATGAGCTTGCTGAGTGCCTGCTCCCAGGCCGGCCGCTGCACGATTCCCCCAGGCTGGGCCGTCTGTCCGAACGCAGGCGCGCTGAGCAGCTGTGCGCGCACGGCAGGATGGTCTTCGGCGGCGAAGAGAAGGGCGGCCACGTGTTTGCAGTCCTTGCGGACGGGGCAACTGCATACGCCAACGGTGCAGCTCCAGCCGCCGGGCTTGCGGACCAGCTTGGCCGACGTCGAATACGCTGACGGGCCACTGCCCCTGACCTTGCCCATCATCAGACCGGTGGCGGAGTCGAAAGTGATGCTGCTGACCCGGCTTCCCATGGCATAGGCCAAGCCGGCCGCCAGGGAGCGGTCGTTAATGGCGGGTGTCTGAATCGCCAGTTCCCAGGAGTCGTCTGAGTGGGAAGGCATTCGTTGGGGCTACTTTCGGCAGGAGGCTATCTATGAATCCTAGTCCCCGCCTCCTCCCTGACTTCGCTCCGCTCAGCCAGGGAACCCGGGCGGCGTGGGCCCAACGCCTCCTCCCTGACTTCGCTCCGCTCAGCCAGGGAACCCGGGCGGCGTGGGCCCAACGCCTCCTCCCTGACTTCGCTCCGCTCAGCCAGGGAACCCGGGCGGCGTGGGCCCACGGAGCAGCCCTGAAACTTTGCCGGACGTTCACCTCTGCCTAGCTTGCCCGACAACCGCCCCCGCGTACGTTGAAAGGGTCCGGAGCAGCACAAGCTTCCTAGCAGTGAGGAAATCCCATGACCAGCAATGAGAACCCCGTCGTTCTGACGAAGGACAGCATCGAGGCCGACAGCGCCGACGTTGTGGACGCGAACGTCACCGTGGTCAACGAGATGTACGAGGAGCTCCTCAACCATGAGGAAATCGCTACCAATGCTCTGCGCAGCTACTTTGTGGACTACTACCTGACACAAGCACTCGCGGGCGGTTTCGCCCAGTACGTGTTCACGGTCCCGGAACGCGAAGAGGTGGATGCGTTTGTCCGCGAAGGTCTCGAAGGAATGGGCGCCAAAGGCCACCTTGAGCTGTTCAACCGCACCGCCGCAGCTTTCGACGCGCTTTCCGAGGACGACGCCGAGGCCTACCTGGACGGCGATCTTGACGAGTCCGAGGTGGCACCGGAAGCCGTTGCTGAGCTCGAGGCCCTCGACGGCGAATTCGAATCCCTCCTGGAAACCGAAGACATCATCGAACTCAACGCAGCGTGGCTCCGCAGCCAAGCCGGCGTGCTTTACCTGGACGAGGAGCAGCTCAAGGCACACATCGCCGAGCGCGTGGCCCTCATCCCGAACCTCGAAGAGCGCCAGGCCGAGGCCGCCGAAGCGGAACTCGAGAACGCCCCTGAATTCGAGCTCATCATCCGCGAACTGTGCGACGTTGCCGGCTACCAGCTGGAGAAGATCACCATGGGCGATCCCAACTACGAGCACGACGGCGAGACGATCCTCGCCTGGCACTTCACCACGGACCACGGCAACTACATCATGATCGAAGAGGACGACGAAGCCTTCATGATCCACCCGGAGACGAAGGAAATCATCGCGGCCGTCGAGTTCGAAGACGCTGACGAGTTCGAAGACGCCTAAGACGCCCGCTCACCTTTAGGGCCTCTCAGGCGGACGCCCGCTCACTTATGAGGCCTCCAGGACAAACGCTCGCTCAGATCTGCCGGCCGGTCCGGAGAGATCTGAGCGAGCGTTTGCCATTTGGGGTGCAAAGGTGAGCGAGGGTTTAGTAGCCCATGCTGCTCCCGCTTGGGGTGCTGCTCCCGCTTGGGGTGCTGCTGCTTGGGGTCAGCATGGAACCGGACGGGCTGACCAAGGACCAGACACCGCCCACGCCTTGGCCGTATGTGTCACTGGAGTCTTCGTCCTTGGAGTAGAAGTAGATGGGCATGCCGTTGATGGTGATCTGCATCTTGCCGTCTGCTGTGGGGATGGTGCCTATGGTTCCGCTCACCCCGTCAACCGCCGGCATGGTCGACGTCGTTGTCACGGCAGGCCAGTTTGTAGCGCAACCGCCGGTGCAGGCGCTCTTTCCGGAGTCCTTGACGTCCTTCGAGAAGATGTAGACGCTCTTGCCGTTCGCCGCAACCACGCGCTCGCCGACGCTCGACGACGCCGTCTTCAGTTCCGCCGCGCCAGCAGGCGTGCTCGACGCCGGAGCGCTTGAACTCGCCGACGCCGCGGAGCTGGGGGTGGTGGCGCTCGACGACGTGGAAGACGCGCCGGGGCTTCCTCCACAGCCAGTGAGGGCGATGGCCAGGGCAAGAATGCCGAGCCCGGTGCCGAGTTGCTTCTTCATGGTTTGCTCCTTCGCTTGCACCGGCCGTGGACGTGCCGGAAGCTAACCCGTACGACGCCGCCGGGTGAAGAATGGTTCACAGGGCTTGAACCTTTTTCGTGGCGGGCACG is part of the Arthrobacter ramosus genome and harbors:
- a CDS encoding sugar ABC transporter ATP-binding protein, whose translation is MNSTNQEPLLRAEHLTKSYGARPVLKEAYLNIVSGEIHALLGENGSGKSTLIKLLAGQIAPDGGYAADNAPRVTVSGRSEGLPIDPKTAERLKLGFVHQDLGLVLSSTVMETLGLGRYRTQWGRINWRAQRSYTEETLRRYGLGLSPDAVVGRLSAVERAMLSIIRGIESISGEERGVLVLDEPTAYLPADAVHQVFEVLRRIKATGSSVVFVTHRLDEVKDVCDRATILRSGEVVTTMDVASATTDDLITAILGTELTNLYPSEHTSVTEPVLRATNLSGAETRDVSFVASRGEILGLTGLVGDGFEEIIGLCFGASRGEGKVEVKGTEVEQKWLRPRRAMSMGMAYIPADRATSSGLMAASAAENLTMATLRRYWRSGRMAYSEEHKDAIEAMRRVGLRPLAPDLPLSSFSGGNQQKLILAKWLLTRPHVLFLHEPTNGVDVGAKKTLFDLINRAAQDGCSVVIASSEYEDLAHLCHRVIVIKNGAVSGELTGDQLTTDAITHRCLASTATPATS
- a CDS encoding sugar ABC transporter substrate-binding protein; protein product: MMRQKRAAILPIVISVALLGMTGCQRASETTNAAAGTSNPESVATKALALDIAPVTASPKIPSVKNGTSLRGKNIRFIASGLSFPFSQDVLAGVKEGAAAAGATVTVSDSEGDPPKAASLVDQAVAQSVDVILLQGTPPKSVASSITGAKSHGIPVISVGSDAPGKVSKELADIGVFAYASATNDVGTRQANFVAADSSCHAGVLYLGSSSFGTSSSDVVDQFTKQFAQLCPDAKVAVQDAPLEAWSSLLQPQVNAFLQRNPETRYVVSLVDDMNLAIKPSITGLAGRNIRLVGSNAIVGALSGLQDKADPEAATVGTNLYQMGWAAVDQAMRAIAGEDAVADEQVPNRTFTRANIDTIDLAKKSGDWYGSFDFRTFYTRLWQG
- a CDS encoding ABC transporter permease, yielding MAQTRIGQDSAASPATSRGGLVKDGPSRPANTADAPLAEPRLRAHDWIALIGSRFGLIITWALMIVAFGVLLPGVFLSGSNLGYLLSSQATVLIVAIAVTIPMAAGEFDLSSSGVVVITVVTMGYLNVIQRWPLMPTVLVALAIGLVVGCVNAFFVVRIGISSLIVTLAMTSVLIGFALGLNNLTVTGISVDLVDAARSTVGGIQLVFFYALGVVVVAWYVFQHTPIGRSLYFTGAGREVARLSGVRVDAIRAGSLIVSSLLGAVAAVLLTGVLGSADPNVGTSYALAPFAAAMLGSTSFTPGRFNILGTAVATYFLATGITGLQLLGLAGWVTQVFYGMALILGVALSTFAARRNGRTIRA
- a CDS encoding Lrp/AsnC family transcriptional regulator, whose product is MTAFVLMWCRPRLREKLVVRLQNDPSVATLEITGGAPDLSMTVFSSSLYSLHESVLSRLGSYPGVDRVEVSIVTTLYGEGSRWRLRAMDAGQVGRLASVTSRDTLDRREMPQLDPVDRSLLDALVIDGRTAFQDLGAQAGVTPATARRRVGRLVDSGVVRVRCDLAAPVFGWPISATIWGKVPANRLQEVCRTLAGSSQVRVAAATTGPNNLMATCWLHSLGEIEAVEATLLERFPFVVVSNRVIDLRSVKRMGRLLGENGRSAGVVPLRPWTD
- a CDS encoding PaaX family transcriptional regulator, which gives rise to MMDMPAPPVRHQQLIVTLYGLYGRSSSDALPVSVLISMLGDLGYDAPGVRSSVSRLKAKGVLKSVRQDGVAKYELSDTVLDVFREGDRRIFAADRSAQLESWVLAVFSVPETMRNRRHQLRSELSGLGFGSVASGVWIAPAQVLEQARERLASRGLVQFVDFFRGDYLFEGPMRPKVAEWWDLKAIDEQFAEFLDLYEGAGDLWAGLVGHDPGAALANSTAQLRRDAFRYYIPMLTLWRRFPYRDPNLPLEYLPKDWRGPVVRETFQAVHRLAAPLAAAHAHELIHGNTGLVAP
- a CDS encoding acyl-CoA thioesterase, whose translation is MEGSEAQPETQASIDRAVEWVDTDASGHQHNSAIMRWVEAAEAELFRNLALPEYFPSAPRVQQVVNYTAKLWFGQRVTTTVKIQKVGRTSMTLAFEVHGHAHPNSPGGLAAHGTLTTAHVPAGSASAQPWPERIRQAAGVAVPNSPGL
- a CDS encoding DEAD/DEAH box helicase; protein product: MPSHSDDSWELAIQTPAINDRSLAAGLAYAMGSRVSSITFDSATGLMMGKVRGSGPSAYSTSAKLVRKPGGWSCTVGVCSCPVRKDCKHVAALLFAAEDHPAVRAQLLSAPAFGQTAQPGGIVQRPAWEQALSKLIATPGTAPQGQGLPLALAFEVEEPAPHFSYTGRRDPLRSVRQLKARPVMMGAKGKWIRGDVSWTNLNYLGYKREFNEAHIDWMQNFLAAHSTSDYRQLTSSMWMLLNEFAGKNLWSLIAEAEKIGVALIHSGGTEPVRIAAEPAVVGLDLSRLESGRPDDGLQLAPSVTLGADALDPATLGLIGRPAHGLFFTGPGEGHLPGVSAPENLITLAPLEGGESQELLDFVMGASRLQIPAKDEERFLTAFYPKLKQSTRVTAADHSVELPVLAVPTLSLLANYGSDHRVRLHWEWHYKAGKLVTAQPLWRHPDDHGYRDDADEARILESLGRPWDVVAALGESSSGGWGAPRLAASVALDGLDTLAFTEEVLPRMRELPDVVVDTSGEIADYREATEAPVVSISTKATDSRDWFDLGIVITLESEPVSFAAVFSALAAGQSRMLLPSGAYFSLDLPELHQLRALIDEARSLQDNPDRHGTLQISRFQAGLWDELAQLGIVDEQAAAWREAVGGLLDDGVTGLPLPGSLDAELRPYQLEGFNWLSFLYRHSLGGVLADDMGLGKTVQAIALMCAAKEQAESAADGAGGSAPFLVVAPTSVVGNWAAEVQRFAPGLSIKTVGETFAKSGTDPQEAMAETDVVITSYALFRIDYEAYAAKEWAGLMLDEAQFVKNHQSKAYQCARKLPASFKLAITGTPLENNLMEFWALTSIVAPGLFSSPRRFAEYYQKPVEKNGDKAQLAKLRRRVRPLMMRRTKEQVIKDLPPKQEQVLEVVLNPRHQKVYQTHLQRERQKILGLIDDVNKNRFTIFQSLTLLRQLSLDVSLVDESLSAVRSSKLDVLFEQLEDIVAEGHRALIFSQFTGFLGKVRERLDAENIEYCYLDGSTRNRADVVSEFKNGAAPVFLISLKAGGFGLNLTEADYVFLLDPWWNPASEAQAVDRTHRIGQARNVMVYRLVAKDTIEEKVMALKTRKSQLFADVMEGDALTGGALTAEDLAGLFAE
- a CDS encoding DMP19 family protein, which gives rise to MTSNENPVVLTKDSIEADSADVVDANVTVVNEMYEELLNHEEIATNALRSYFVDYYLTQALAGGFAQYVFTVPEREEVDAFVREGLEGMGAKGHLELFNRTAAAFDALSEDDAEAYLDGDLDESEVAPEAVAELEALDGEFESLLETEDIIELNAAWLRSQAGVLYLDEEQLKAHIAERVALIPNLEERQAEAAEAELENAPEFELIIRELCDVAGYQLEKITMGDPNYEHDGETILAWHFTTDHGNYIMIEEDDEAFMIHPETKEIIAAVEFEDADEFEDA
- a CDS encoding COG4315 family predicted lipoprotein — protein: MKKQLGTGLGILALAIALTGCGGSPGASSTSSSATTPSSAASASSSAPASSTPAGAAELKTASSSVGERVVAANGKSVYIFSKDVKDSGKSACTGGCATNWPAVTTTSTMPAVDGVSGTIGTIPTADGKMQITINGMPIYFYSKDEDSSDTYGQGVGGVWSLVSPSGSMLTPSSSTPSGSSTPSGSSMGY